From the genome of Streptomyces sp. V1I1, one region includes:
- a CDS encoding LuxR family transcriptional regulator translates to MNTPLIIESSSRISSVRCEESLQLLRALKRLEDGHGGIVELLGEPGSGKSRLLAQLASSARDRGITVLDGRCYPAEQHDVLHVFTRALNGLMTQERLAALSPEHAELLRAGLCARLGGRGSGLQPLPLSQAVHALLTQSAGSGLLLVLDDFHWADPKSLELADHLARWSVRAPILIVIAHRPRQAAPSLLSTLAQGVEQEHVSRIELEPMNLDQAARLLGVRTDTSWLPSVLHESRGNPLYLLVLGESAPLSPALRTSLLTGRLAPLAAELAVLDPGERLVAESGAVLGDRFSREELSAVSELPIDEVCSIVSGLIQLDVLRPLSCSAAQLAFRHPVLRRLLHDQADRCWRSQAHRRALTVLNRRAASASERAVHIELSTNSFTPEDLETLARAGEETALSSPVDAVRWLLFALHGLSEESTGRLLGLIPPLARALRAANYLADDQALQQQLTQGSAMGPNEAHRAAIRLCVIVECLHGRFAEADALLRTELAALSAIGDADNDLLARLVIYRGIVSSLRGSDDLPDLAAEALLLARAGGQPVTRAGAMALHALGELTVGRTKQCLASYDAAVRQMDELSNSEVYFHTEYFALLGWCASGLGRPREAESFYERGIAVVRDCSHNAMLPVLLSGLAEAQLRQGRLESARRSAAEATDLAGYLGAEQLRAFTLAQEALCVTYAEPPGSSRASALTEEALRALRPSSGSWHCAAVLTLGESLLLQGSPERCLSLVLELGPSDLKALELPQRTRGYELLTLASLSSGTGSAPWWADRAAHAAQACRLPHTRAYALLARGHVLSQQDDPDSAVAAYQQAERAFDNAQLRLLRLTAHIRAARAASVSSRPERAAGLWASAQELAEQWSVLLFARLSPDAPLESSLGRGCHALSPAPIPAVPDLGLLTQRELEVARFAGTGQRTREIAEALKVSPRTVEVHLSRIYRKLEIGSRAELARLMAVRISTDVST, encoded by the coding sequence GTGAATACGCCGTTGATCATAGAGAGTTCATCACGAATATCCTCGGTGCGCTGCGAGGAGTCGCTTCAGCTCTTACGCGCACTCAAGCGTCTGGAAGACGGCCACGGCGGCATCGTCGAGCTGCTGGGTGAGCCCGGCTCGGGAAAGAGCAGGTTGCTCGCGCAATTGGCCTCCTCGGCGCGGGACCGTGGCATCACGGTGCTCGACGGCCGCTGCTATCCAGCCGAACAGCACGACGTATTGCATGTATTCACCCGGGCGCTGAACGGCCTCATGACACAGGAACGCCTTGCCGCCCTCTCTCCCGAACACGCCGAGTTACTGCGAGCCGGACTGTGTGCCCGGCTCGGCGGCCGGGGCAGTGGGCTCCAACCGCTCCCGCTGTCACAGGCTGTGCATGCCCTGCTCACCCAGTCCGCAGGCAGCGGACTGCTCCTGGTGCTCGACGACTTCCACTGGGCCGACCCGAAGTCCCTGGAGCTCGCCGACCATCTGGCACGCTGGTCGGTCCGGGCGCCGATACTGATCGTGATCGCGCACCGGCCCCGGCAGGCCGCCCCGTCCCTCCTGAGCACCCTCGCCCAGGGGGTGGAGCAGGAGCACGTCAGCCGCATCGAGCTGGAGCCGATGAACCTCGATCAGGCAGCCCGGCTGCTCGGGGTGCGGACCGACACGAGCTGGCTGCCGTCCGTTCTCCATGAGAGCCGCGGCAATCCGCTGTATCTGCTGGTGCTGGGCGAGTCCGCCCCGCTCAGCCCGGCGTTACGGACCAGTCTGCTCACCGGACGGCTGGCCCCGCTGGCGGCCGAACTGGCCGTGCTCGATCCCGGCGAGCGGCTGGTGGCCGAGTCGGGAGCGGTGCTCGGTGACCGGTTCAGCCGGGAAGAGCTGTCAGCGGTGTCCGAGCTGCCGATCGACGAGGTGTGCTCGATCGTCAGCGGTCTCATCCAGCTCGACGTACTGCGCCCGTTGAGCTGCTCCGCCGCGCAACTCGCCTTCCGTCACCCGGTGCTGCGCAGGCTTCTGCACGACCAGGCCGACCGCTGCTGGCGGTCCCAGGCCCACCGCAGGGCGCTGACCGTGCTCAACCGCCGTGCGGCTTCCGCCTCCGAGCGCGCCGTCCATATCGAGCTGTCCACCAACAGCTTCACCCCGGAAGACCTGGAGACGCTGGCCCGGGCCGGCGAGGAGACCGCGCTGAGCTCGCCCGTCGACGCTGTCCGCTGGCTGTTGTTCGCGCTGCACGGGCTGTCGGAGGAGTCGACAGGCAGGCTCCTCGGTCTGATTCCGCCGCTGGCACGGGCGCTGCGCGCGGCCAATTATCTGGCCGACGACCAAGCGCTTCAGCAGCAGCTGACGCAGGGCTCCGCGATGGGGCCGAACGAGGCGCACCGCGCGGCGATCCGGCTCTGTGTAATCGTCGAATGCCTGCACGGCCGGTTCGCCGAGGCGGACGCTCTGCTCAGAACCGAACTCGCCGCGCTCTCGGCGATCGGCGACGCCGACAACGATCTGCTCGCCCGGCTCGTGATCTACCGGGGCATCGTCTCCTCGCTGCGCGGGAGCGACGACCTGCCGGACCTGGCGGCCGAGGCCCTGCTGCTGGCCCGCGCGGGCGGTCAACCGGTGACCAGGGCCGGGGCGATGGCGCTGCACGCGCTGGGCGAACTCACCGTTGGCCGTACCAAGCAGTGCCTGGCGTCGTACGACGCGGCTGTGCGTCAGATGGACGAGCTGAGCAACTCGGAGGTGTACTTCCACACCGAGTACTTCGCTCTCCTCGGCTGGTGCGCATCAGGGCTGGGGCGGCCGCGAGAAGCGGAATCCTTCTACGAGCGCGGCATCGCGGTGGTCCGGGACTGCTCGCACAACGCGATGCTGCCCGTGCTGCTGAGCGGACTCGCCGAGGCCCAGCTGCGCCAAGGCCGGCTCGAGAGCGCGCGACGGTCCGCCGCCGAAGCGACAGATCTGGCCGGCTACCTCGGCGCCGAGCAGTTGCGCGCCTTCACCCTGGCCCAGGAGGCGCTGTGTGTCACCTATGCGGAACCGCCCGGCAGCAGCCGGGCCTCGGCACTGACGGAGGAGGCGCTGCGCGCGCTGAGGCCCTCGTCGGGAAGCTGGCACTGCGCCGCGGTGCTCACGCTCGGCGAGTCGCTGCTGCTGCAGGGCAGCCCCGAACGGTGTCTGAGCCTGGTCCTGGAGCTCGGCCCCTCGGACCTGAAGGCACTTGAGCTGCCGCAGCGCACGCGGGGCTACGAACTGCTCACCCTCGCCTCGCTGTCCAGCGGCACCGGAAGCGCCCCATGGTGGGCCGACCGCGCGGCACATGCGGCCCAGGCATGCCGTCTGCCGCACACCCGGGCATACGCACTGCTGGCACGCGGGCATGTGCTCAGCCAGCAGGACGACCCGGACTCCGCGGTGGCCGCGTACCAGCAGGCGGAACGTGCCTTCGACAACGCGCAGTTGAGGCTTCTGAGGCTGACGGCACACATCCGCGCCGCGCGGGCGGCGAGCGTCAGCAGCCGCCCGGAGAGAGCGGCGGGACTGTGGGCGTCGGCGCAGGAGCTGGCCGAGCAGTGGAGCGTGCTTCTCTTCGCGCGACTGAGCCCTGACGCTCCGCTGGAGAGCTCATTGGGCAGGGGCTGCCATGCCCTGTCGCCCGCCCCCATACCGGCGGTGCCCGATCTCGGTCTGCTGACCCAGCGGGAGCTGGAGGTGGCGCGGTTCGCCGGCACCGGCCAGCGGACCCGTGAGATCGCGGAGGCACTGAAAGTGAGCCCGCGCACAGTGGAAGTCCATCTCTCACGTATCTACCGCAAATTGGAGATCGGATCACGGGCCGAGCTGGCCCGGCTCATGGCCGTACGTATTTCCACTGATGTAAGTACGTGA
- a CDS encoding MFS transporter — protein sequence MSEETVTSTAGQSPPPKGDDAATRRPGMVLVIVLALQTMLILDVNVVNIALPEVKEALDFTPTGLSWVLSSYLLTFGGLLLLGGRAGDVLGHRRGLLIGVTVFTAASLLGGLSNSAAMLLIARALQGVGAAIAAPTVLALIATHFTDEKSRARALGAYAAVSGSGAAIGLIGGGLLTDWLSWRWVLFINVPIGVVLLIVAPMFIHETDRTPARFDLGGALTSTVGMTALVYGFIRAAESGWGDALTLGSFALAVLLLVVFFFIETNARQPITPLRLFADRNRATGYLSLLFVMAAGNAMFFFLTQFLQEVRGFTPIQAGMAFVPLALLILATSSIAAKLLPRFGPRVLTAVGAAAISVGLVWFAQITPTSDYVSALLGPMLVAGLGMGTLLVGVTTILMSGIEPEETGAASGLLNVMQQIGGALGLAIMVTVFGSASRSAADDVPAGLDTKGVADFILTEGVTTAFAWGAGFTAATILLTLIMRTVPSAAGGEPAQEQTENASREVRAQ from the coding sequence ATGAGTGAAGAGACCGTCACGAGCACTGCGGGCCAGAGCCCCCCACCCAAGGGCGACGATGCCGCAACCCGCCGTCCCGGCATGGTGCTCGTCATCGTCCTCGCCCTCCAGACAATGCTGATCCTCGACGTCAACGTGGTGAACATCGCCCTTCCCGAGGTCAAGGAAGCGCTCGACTTCACCCCGACGGGCCTCTCCTGGGTGCTGAGCTCCTATCTGCTCACCTTCGGAGGACTGCTGCTCCTCGGCGGCCGGGCCGGAGACGTGCTGGGACACCGCCGTGGACTGCTCATCGGTGTCACGGTGTTCACCGCCGCCTCCCTGCTCGGCGGGCTGTCCAACTCCGCGGCGATGCTGCTCATCGCCCGGGCCCTGCAAGGCGTGGGCGCGGCGATCGCGGCACCCACCGTGCTCGCGCTGATCGCGACCCACTTCACCGACGAGAAGTCCAGGGCCCGCGCGCTCGGCGCGTATGCCGCGGTCTCCGGCTCCGGCGCCGCGATCGGCCTGATCGGCGGCGGCCTGCTGACCGACTGGCTCTCCTGGCGCTGGGTGCTCTTCATCAATGTGCCCATCGGTGTGGTGCTGCTGATCGTCGCGCCGATGTTCATTCACGAGACCGACCGGACACCGGCCCGCTTCGACCTGGGCGGCGCGCTCACGTCCACGGTCGGTATGACCGCGCTGGTGTACGGCTTCATCCGGGCCGCGGAGAGCGGCTGGGGTGACGCACTCACGCTGGGTTCCTTCGCCCTGGCCGTCCTACTGCTCGTCGTCTTCTTCTTCATCGAGACCAACGCACGGCAGCCGATCACCCCGCTGCGGCTGTTCGCCGACCGCAACCGCGCGACCGGATACCTGTCGCTGCTGTTCGTCATGGCGGCCGGCAACGCCATGTTCTTCTTCCTCACCCAGTTCCTCCAGGAGGTCAGGGGCTTCACCCCGATCCAGGCGGGCATGGCGTTCGTACCGCTGGCGCTGCTGATCCTGGCCACCTCCAGCATTGCGGCGAAGCTGCTGCCGCGCTTCGGCCCGAGGGTGCTCACCGCGGTCGGCGCGGCCGCCATCAGCGTCGGCCTGGTGTGGTTCGCCCAGATCACCCCGACCTCCGACTACGTTTCGGCGCTGCTCGGCCCGATGCTGGTCGCCGGCCTGGGCATGGGCACGCTGCTGGTCGGAGTTACCACCATCCTGATGTCCGGCATCGAACCGGAAGAGACCGGTGCCGCGTCGGGCCTGCTGAACGTCATGCAGCAGATCGGCGGCGCGCTCGGCCTGGCCATCATGGTCACCGTCTTCGGCTCCGCGAGCCGCAGCGCCGCGGACGACGTCCCCGCGGGCCTCGACACCAAGGGTGTCGCGGACTTCATCCTCACCGAGGGTGTGACCACGGCCTTCGCCTGGGGAGCCGGATTCACCGCGGCAACCATCCTGCTCACCCTCATCATGCGCACAGTCCCGTCGGCAGCCGGCGGCGAACCGGCGCAGGAGCAAACCGAAAACGCTTCGCGCGAGGTCAGGGCCCAGTAG